The proteins below come from a single Necator americanus strain Aroian chromosome V, whole genome shotgun sequence genomic window:
- a CDS encoding hypothetical protein (NECATOR_CHRV.G19334.T1): MSQASGAGAPPPDGAPPPNQEGADDKDEKKELDGTGAGSQMGGASGAEGGGTSAGGEGTSSGKKKDKKGKKGKKKKTAHFKKRGHPCYKVLCIVFSLLSLASLATALTMGALMLNDTASK; the protein is encoded by the exons ATGTCACAAGCGTCGGGAGCGGGTGCACCACCACCAGATGGAGCTCCACCTCCG AATCAAGAAGGAGCTGATGACAaggatgaaaagaaggaactAGACGGTACTGGCGCCGGCAGTCAGATGGGAGGGGCCAGTGGTGCTGAAGGTGGAGGGACATCGGCTGGAGGAG AAGGAACTTCTAGCggcaaaaagaaagacaagaaaggaaaaaaaggaaagaaaaagaagacggCTCATTTCAA GAAACGAGGACATCCGTGTTACAAAGTTCTGTGCATCGTATTCTCACTTTTGTCATTAGCAAGTCTTGCTACAGCATTGACTATGGGTGCACTGATGTTAAACGATACAGCAAGCAAGTAG
- a CDS encoding hypothetical protein (NECATOR_CHRV.G19336.T2): protein MAVVDKQLAGELWYHGLLPREDIKMMLRNNGDFLVRTTEPVAGKPRALVLSVMVKQELEDEGIKHFVITVLPSGKVMIEKYAFESVTSMVEYHLKKKDSLTKAQEVMLMNPIVRQSWELSHDDVELTKKLGEGAFGEVHMGKLKLKSGSKVTVAVKLAKLEVLTKEQIKEIMHEARLMRHFDHPNIVKFYGVAAGQEPLMVIMELVDCGALDTYLQKSEQPMDKKNEMCLQAAWGLEYLHAKNVLHRDIAARNCLYGDHKVKISDFGLTREGTVYQMDPHKRVPIRWLAPETLKMAIYTQKTDVFSYGIMCWEIYNNGIEPYPGMTVAEVNQNVKEGYRMELPANVHPDIQNYIKVRYSKAEICGESTQSYVKNDARLFSVGMISSTRLHFHCFIFHMWSSMIL, encoded by the exons ATGGCCGTGGTTGACAAGCAGCTCGCCGGCGAATTGTGGTATCATGGTCTGCTTCCACGAGAAGATATCAAG ATGATGCTAAGGAACAATGGAGATTTCCTAGTAAGAACTACTGAACCTGTTGCTGGGAAGCCTCGCGCACTCGTACTTTCCGTAATGGTTAAACAAGAGCTAGAAGATGAAGGT ATAAAACATTTTGTGATCACCGTTTTGCCGTCTGGAAAGGTCATGATTGAGAAATACGCTTTTGAATCAGTTACCTCGATGGTAGAATATCAcctaaaaaagaaggattctCTAACGAAG GCTCAAGAAGTCATGCTCATGAATCCAATTGTACGACAAAGTTGGGAGCTCTCACATGATGATGTTGAGTTGACTAAAAAATTAG gAGAGGGTGCTTTTGGCGAAGTACACATGGGCAAATTAAAGTTGAAATCAGGCTCCAAGGTTACAGTCGCAGTTAAACTG GCTAAACTTGAAGTTTTGACAAAAGAGCAGATCAAGGAAATAATGCACGAAGCCCGTCTCATGAGGCACTTTGATCACCCAAACATTGTTAAATTTTATGGTGTTGCTGCTGGCCAAGAACCTCTAATGGTGATTATGGAATTG GTGGACTGTGGTGCACTTGACACATATCTCCAAAAATCCGAACAACCTATGGACAAAAAGAATGAGATGTGCTTGCAG GCGGCTTGGGGTCTAGAATACCTCCACGCCAAAAACGTCCTTCACAGAGATATTGCTGCACGGAATTGCCTGTACGGAGATCACAAG GTTAAAATTTCTGACTTTGGACTAACGCGAGAAGGCACGGTTTACCAAATGGATCCACACAAAAGAGTACCTATACGATGGCTAGCCCCAGAAACACTGAAAATGGCTATATACACCCAGAAAACAGATGTGTTTAGTTACG GTATAATGTGTTGGGAGATCTACAATAACGGTATTGAGCCCTATCCCGGCATGACAGTCGCAGAAGTTAATCAGAAT GTCAAAGAAGGTTATCGAATGGAACTTCCTGCGAATGTTCACCCGGACATTCAAAACTATATAAAG GTTCGAT ATTCCAAGGCCGAAATTTGTGGAGAATCCACACAATCGTATGTGAAGAACGACGCAAG ATTATTTTCGGTGGGAATGATCTCTTCGACAAGGCTGCACTTCCactgcttcatttttcatatgtGGTCGAGTATGATTTTATAA
- a CDS encoding hypothetical protein (NECATOR_CHRV.G19336.T1), whose translation MAVVDKQLAGELWYHGLLPREDIKMMLRNNGDFLVRTTEPVAGKPRALVLSVMVKQELEDEGIKHFVITVLPSGKVMIEKYAFESVTSMVEYHLKKKDSLTKSNGSCGTTDVLPNRQMEVSCWRQLQTASLAPQLFDRKQEIEGPCGSQLYLTRSLQKDGLQTSVTVPVWRGKGDIADCTSYMPIRLLCHTMKVFERVLSEENCQRFTQSVRFCEGLQHYKCHPCCPHSSGETSREEPQCASCFSRSREVPHELLCMSMRSHRVPEEYVRWTKLLYAKPTSVVRCAVGTRRPFPGQVGVHQGSSLSPLLFILCMDTITKEIQKQHPWTLLFANDVMLASESRDDLQKQAQSWKDRLQPYGLRPNTSKTEYSAECGPRIEDGSICVDGTELNKMKWKMAAGVLCDKKVPVRLKSKIYRTVVRLVALYGCECWSTTKALERVLHAMEMRMLEFTIGVTLKEKVSNDTVRSILGVAPITEKMKEVRLRWFGHVLRREEDSVAKTALKLDVSGVRPRGRPKIRWLDRVELDMIDARLCTADAMDRTKWKTRSRKAQEVMLMNPIVRQSWELSHDDVELTKKLGEGAFGEVHMGKLKLKSGSKVTVAVKLAKLEVLTKEQIKEIMHEARLMRHFDHPNIVKFYGVAAGQEPLMVIMELVDCGALDTYLQKSEQPMDKKNEMCLQAAWGLEYLHAKNVLHRDIAARNCLYGDHKVKISDFGLTREGTVYQMDPHKRVPIRWLAPETLKMAIYTQKTDVFSYGIMCWEIYNNGIEPYPGMTVAEVNQNVKEGYRMELPANVHPDIQNYIKNGRASPVGMIGLDTEVDERKRFDVGLKIQTIDTQWLNLLNTCQGLCRFQGRNLWRIHTIVCEERRKIIFGGNDLFDKAALPLLHFSYVVEYDFINDLLIFHA comes from the exons ATGGCCGTGGTTGACAAGCAGCTCGCCGGCGAATTGTGGTATCATGGTCTGCTTCCACGAGAAGATATCAAG ATGATGCTAAGGAACAATGGAGATTTCCTAGTAAGAACTACTGAACCTGTTGCTGGGAAGCCTCGCGCACTCGTACTTTCCGTAATGGTTAAACAAGAGCTAGAAGATGAAGGT ATAAAACATTTTGTGATCACCGTTTTGCCGTCTGGAAAGGTCATGATTGAGAAATACGCTTTTGAATCAGTTACCTCGATGGTAGAATATCAcctaaaaaagaaggattctCTAACGAAG TCTAACGGGTCTTGCGGAACGACGGACGTTCTCCCGAACAGACAAATGGAGGTTAGTTGTTGGAGGCAACTCCAAActgcctcccttgcacctcagTTATTTGATCGCAAGCAGGAGATCGAAGGTCCATGTGgttcgcaactctatttaacaagatcgttgcagaaggacggactccagacgtccgtgaccgtgcctgtctggagaggaaaaggagacattgctgactgcacttcgtacatgcctatacgactgctgtgccatacgatgaaggtttttgagcgtgttctttctgaggaaaattgtcagcgtttcactcaatcagtgcggttttgtgaaggactgcagcactataaatgccatccatgctgtccgcattcttctggagaaacatcgagagaagaaccgcagtgtgcatcttgcttttctcgatctcgagaagtcccacatgagctgttatgcatgtccatgaggtcgcatagagtaccagaagaatatgtgcggtggacaaagctgctttatgcgaagcctaccagcgttgtacgatgcgCTGTCGGAACACGCAGGCCATTTCCTGgacaagtaggggttcatcaaggttcatccctctcacccctgctgttcatactgtgcatggacacgataacgaaggaaatccagaagcagcatccgtggactctactctttgccaacgatgtcatgctcgcgtcggagtctcgagacgatcttcagaaacaagcacagtcttggaaggatcggctgcagccatatggattgcgccccaacacatcaaaaactgagtacagtgcggagtgcggaccaaggatagaggatggttcaatttgtgtcgatggcaccgaattaaacaag ATGAAGTGGAAAATGGCAGCaggcgtactgtgcgacaagaaagtccctgttcgactgaagtcaaagatctacaggacggttgtgcgattggttgccctttacggatgcgaatGCTGGtcgacgacgaaagccttggaaagagtgttgcacgctatggagatgcggatgttggaatttacgataggtgtaacgctaaaagagaaagtatccaacgacactgtacgcTCCATCTTGGGCGTCgccccgataactgagaagatgaaggaggtgcggctgagatggtttggtcacgtcttgcggcgagaggaagactctgttgccaaaaccgctctgaagctcgacgtttcaggagtgaggccgcgtgggaggccaaagattcgctggttagatcGTGTggagctggatatgatagatgcgcgtttatgtacggctgatgcaatggatagaaccaaatggaagacaagaagcagaaag GCTCAAGAAGTCATGCTCATGAATCCAATTGTACGACAAAGTTGGGAGCTCTCACATGATGATGTTGAGTTGACTAAAAAATTAG gAGAGGGTGCTTTTGGCGAAGTACACATGGGCAAATTAAAGTTGAAATCAGGCTCCAAGGTTACAGTCGCAGTTAAACTG GCTAAACTTGAAGTTTTGACAAAAGAGCAGATCAAGGAAATAATGCACGAAGCCCGTCTCATGAGGCACTTTGATCACCCAAACATTGTTAAATTTTATGGTGTTGCTGCTGGCCAAGAACCTCTAATGGTGATTATGGAATTG GTGGACTGTGGTGCACTTGACACATATCTCCAAAAATCCGAACAACCTATGGACAAAAAGAATGAGATGTGCTTGCAG GCGGCTTGGGGTCTAGAATACCTCCACGCCAAAAACGTCCTTCACAGAGATATTGCTGCACGGAATTGCCTGTACGGAGATCACAAG GTTAAAATTTCTGACTTTGGACTAACGCGAGAAGGCACGGTTTACCAAATGGATCCACACAAAAGAGTACCTATACGATGGCTAGCCCCAGAAACACTGAAAATGGCTATATACACCCAGAAAACAGATGTGTTTAGTTACG GTATAATGTGTTGGGAGATCTACAATAACGGTATTGAGCCCTATCCCGGCATGACAGTCGCAGAAGTTAATCAGAAT GTCAAAGAAGGTTATCGAATGGAACTTCCTGCGAATGTTCACCCGGACATTCAAAACTATATAAAG AATGGcagagcttcaccagtggggatgatcgggcttgacacagaagttgatgaacggaaaag GTTCGATGTTGGTCTGAAAATCCAAACGATAGATACTCAATGGCTGAACTTGCTAAACACTTGTCAAGGACTCTGCAGATTCCAAGGCCGAAATTTGTGGAGAATCCACACAATCGTATGTGAAGAACGACGCAAG ATTATTTTCGGTGGGAATGATCTCTTCGACAAGGCTGCACTTCCactgcttcatttttcatatgtGGTCGAGTATGATTTTATAAATGATTTACTGATTTTCCACGCATAA
- a CDS encoding hypothetical protein (NECATOR_CHRV.G19337.T1), with product MTPKQQKISSLETAKAATTILDTMSIRKSTIHIILNLIMKVIMNLITNTTSHIKNIHIMATIITTDLR from the exons ATGACACCcaaacagcaaaaaatttcctctttg gAGACAGCAAAGGCGGCTACTACGATTCTGGACACGATGAGCATAAGAAAAAGTACGATACATATTATTCTAAACCTCATTATGAAAGTTATTATGAACCTCATCACGAACACTACGAGTCATATCAAGAACATCCACATTATGGCTACGATCATTACCACTGATCTTCGTTAG
- a CDS encoding hypothetical protein (NECATOR_CHRV.G19338.T1): MPMSFHTFIFLLTVAASAASDYKYSYGHKKDHDSYGHDNHYKDGDYYGSSDKAHGHDHVVYSGGDKSSKSSYYGKLIDSGKHSKGEHQDKSSNKYSDSASDYGKDVKVKTKGYFDYKYVQPQYHVEKYHSDEKHVKKYGGDAYSKGAKEQEKGDYYSKGYDDYLKAHGDEKSHYVDKKYEDMDYGYKKDKYDSHHVRRRFNPAYHEIDDVGISHGHDKICGVDCEYECVHAQLQ; encoded by the exons ATGCCGATGTCATTCCACACTTTCATATTCTTGCTTACTGTAGCAGCTTCTGCCGCATCTGACTACAAATATTC GTATGGTCACAAAAAAGACCATGATTCGTATGGACATGATAATCATTACAAAGACGGAGACTACTACGGGTCTTCTGATAAAGCTCATGGACACGATCATGTCGTTTACTCCGGAGGAGACAAGAGTTCAAAATCATCCTATTATGGTAAACTAATTGATAGCGGCAAACATAGCAAAGGGGAGCATCAAGACAAATCATCGAACAAATATTCGGATTCCGCCAGCGATTACGGAAAAG ATGTGAAGGTCAAGACAAAAGGTTATTTTGACTACAAATACGTGCAGCCTCAGTACCATGTTGAAAAATATCATTCGGACgaaaaacatgtgaaaaaataCGGTGGAGACGCATATTCTAAAGGAGCGAAAGAGCAAGAAAAGGGAGACTACTATAGCAAGGGATATGATGACTATCTCAAAGCTCACGGAGATGAAAAATCGCATTATGTGGACAAAAAGTACGAGGACATGGACTATGGctacaaaaaagacaaatacgATTCTCACCACG TTCGACGTCGTTTCAAtccagcatatcacgaaattgacgatgttgggatctctcatgGACATGATAAGATTTGTGGCGTAGATTGCGAGTATGAGTGTGTTCACGCTCAACTCCAATAA
- a CDS encoding hypothetical protein (NECATOR_CHRV.G19339.T1): MLWFQKILETSLQKVPGYPSLTLSTISLLQEYLQATVSDKWGRRIGATPEIRNINSTLGEGPLPSELSIAGSLASQQDMGSLKTSSSRETPTVWTPPMSTLSRGSGSYLLHSNEEIWV; this comes from the coding sequence ATGCTATGGTTTCAGAAAATCCTCGAAACTTCTCTGCAAAAGGTACCAGGGTACCCATCCTTAACTTTAAGCACAATTTCACTTTTACAAGAGTACCTTCAAGCCACCGTCTCGGATAAATGGGGCCGCCGCATTGGAGCGACGCCAGAAATCCGCAACATCAACAGCACATTGGGAGAAGGACCACTACCATCAGAACTGTCCATCGCTGGTTCGCTCGCTTCACAACAGGACATGGGATCTTTGAAGACAAGTTCCAGTCGGGAGACCCCGACAGTCTGGACTCCGCCAATGTCGACGCTGTCAAGAGGATCCGGAAGTTACCTTCTGCATTCTAACGAAGAGATTTGGGTGTAG
- a CDS encoding hypothetical protein (NECATOR_CHRV.G19338.T2) — MPMSFHTFIFLLTVAASAASDYKYSYGHKKDHDSYGHDNHYKDGDYYGSSDKAHGHDHVVYSGGDKSSKSSYYGKLIDSGKHSKGEHQDKSSNKYSDSASDYGKDVKVKTKGYFDYKYVQPQYHVEKYHSDEKHVKKYGGDAYSKGAKEQEKGDYYSKGYDDYLKAHGDEKSHYVDKKYEDMDYGYKKDKYDSHHAEEVVRGCIKRLLEWALSE, encoded by the exons ATGCCGATGTCATTCCACACTTTCATATTCTTGCTTACTGTAGCAGCTTCTGCCGCATCTGACTACAAATATTC GTATGGTCACAAAAAAGACCATGATTCGTATGGACATGATAATCATTACAAAGACGGAGACTACTACGGGTCTTCTGATAAAGCTCATGGACACGATCATGTCGTTTACTCCGGAGGAGACAAGAGTTCAAAATCATCCTATTATGGTAAACTAATTGATAGCGGCAAACATAGCAAAGGGGAGCATCAAGACAAATCATCGAACAAATATTCGGATTCCGCCAGCGATTACGGAAAAG ATGTGAAGGTCAAGACAAAAGGTTATTTTGACTACAAATACGTGCAGCCTCAGTACCATGTTGAAAAATATCATTCGGACgaaaaacatgtgaaaaaataCGGTGGAGACGCATATTCTAAAGGAGCGAAAGAGCAAGAAAAGGGAGACTACTATAGCAAGGGATATGATGACTATCTCAAAGCTCACGGAGATGAAAAATCGCATTATGTGGACAAAAAGTACGAGGACATGGACTATGGctacaaaaaagacaaatacgATTCTCACCACG CCGAGGAAGTTGTACGAGGGTGCATTAAGCGATTATTAGAGTGGGCTTTGTCAGAATAA